Proteins from one Hoplias malabaricus isolate fHopMal1 chromosome 2, fHopMal1.hap1, whole genome shotgun sequence genomic window:
- the smyd1a gene encoding histone-lysine N-methyltransferase SMYD1a isoform X2 — protein MTLQKKDAVEVFAAGEKGRGLRTTKEMRPGEVVFAEAAYAAVVFDRLVQFVCHSCFRRQVNPHRCAQCKFAYYCDRTCQRAAWEEHKQECAAIRKQGRAPNENVRLAARIMWRMQRHTTKVSDNQLTTLDLLEDHISNMALDKLKELKMDVQKFQEYWPSNSKKYGVEYISHIFGVITCNGFTLSDHKGLQAVGVGIFPNLCLVNHDCWPNCTVMLNHGNQTALDTAFHSQRRIELRALGTIAEGEELTVSYVDFLDVSKDRQQKLKQQYYFDCKCEHCSKGIKDDLMTAVKEKDGKKPSAELVKEVTDFSVQALAKIEQARTEGNFHEVIKICRECLEKQNPVLADTNLYLLRVLRIASEVLSYLHMFQDAAEYSQRMVDGYAKLYQPNNAQLGMATMRAGVTHWHAGLIEVGHEMICKAYAILMITHGPHHPITNDLESMRTETEMELRMFKQNKEVYHSMREEALSKKAMGARKIQG, from the exons ATGACCCTGCAGAAGAAGGATGCCGTGGAGGTCTTTGCGGCCGGAGAGAAAGGCCGGGGTCTCCGGACCACAAAGGAAATGCGACCTGGTGAAGTGGTCTTTGCAGAGGCTGCctatgctgctgtggtgtttgaccG ACTTGTACAGTTT GTGTGTCACAGCTGCTTCCGCAGACAGGTTAATCCTCACCGCTGTGCACAGTGTAAGTTTGCTTATTACTGTGACCGCACCTGTCAGCGGGCTGCCTGGGAGGAACACAAGCAAGAGTGTGCAGCCATCAGGAAGCAAGGCAGAGCACCAAATGAAAACGTGCG TCTGGCAGCTCGCATTATGTGGCGCATGCAGAGGCACACAACCAAGGTCTCTGACAATCAGCTGACCACACTGGACTTGTTGGAGGATCACATCTCTAATATGGCTCTAGATAAACTCAAAGAGCTCAAGATGGATGTCCAAAAGTTCCAGGAGTACTGGCCAAGCAACAGCAAGAAGTATGGAGTCGAGTACATCTCACATATCTTTGGTGTG ATCACCTGCAATGGCTTCACTTTGAGTGACCACAAGGGTCTTCAGGCAGTGGGCGTAGGCATATTCCCAAACCTTTGTCTGGTCAACCATGACTGCTGGCCAAACTGTACAGTTATGCTCAACCATGGCAA TCAGACAGCTCTGGACACAGCTTTCCACTCTCAGAGGAG GATCGAGCTTCGTGCCCTGGGAACTATCGCAGAAGGTGAGGAGCTGACAGTCAGCTATGTGGACTTCCTGGATGTGTCCAAGGACCGACAGCAGAAGCTCAAGCAGCAGTACTACTTTGACTGCAAATGTGAGCACTGCAGCAAAGGCATCAAGGACGACCTTATGACAGCTGTCAAAGAGAAGGATGGCAAAAAG CCTTCTGCTGAGTTGGTGAAGGAGGTGACAGACTTTAGTGTCCAGGCACTGGCCAAGATTGAGCAAGCTCGCACTGAGGGAAACTTCCATGAG GTGATTAAAATCTGCCGTGAGTGTTTGGAGAAGCAGAACCCAGTGTTGGCAGACACTAACCTCTACCTATTGCGTGTCCTGAGGATTGCCAGTGAGGTGCTCTCCTACCTGCATATGTTCCAGGATGCTGCAGAATACTCACAGAGAATGGTGGACGGATATGC GAAGCTCTATCAACCAAATAATGCTCAGCTGGGCATGGCCACCATGAGGGCAGGCGTGACACATTGGCATGCTGGGCTGATTGAAGTGGGCCATGAAATGATCTGTAAAGCTTATGCAATCCTCATGATTACCCATGGCCCCCACCATCCAATTACAAATGATCTGGAG TCCATGCGCACAGAGACGGAGATGGAGCTGCGCATGTTCAAGCAGAACAAGGAGGTGTACCACAGCATGCGTGAGGAAGCCCTCAGCAAAAAGGCCATGGGAGCAAGAAAAATCCAGGGATAA
- the smyd1a gene encoding histone-lysine N-methyltransferase SMYD1a isoform X3, with translation MTLQKKDAVEVFAAGEKGRGLRTTKEMRPGEVVFAEAAYAAVVFDRLVQFVCHSCFRRQVNPHRCAQCKFAYYCDRTCQRAAWEEHKQECAAIRKQGRAPNENVRLAARIMWRMQRHTTKVSDNQLTTLDLLEDHISNMALDKLKELKMDVQKFQEYWPSNSKKYGVEYISHIFGVITCNGFTLSDHKGLQAVGVGIFPNLCLVNHDCWPNCTVMLNHGKIELRALGTIAEGEELTVSYVDFLDVSKDRQQKLKQQYYFDCKCEHCSKGIKDDLMTAVKEKDGKKPSAELVKEVTDFSVQALAKIEQARTEGNFHEVIKICRECLEKQNPVLADTNLYLLRVLRIASEVLSYLHMFQDAAEYSQRMVDGYAKLYQPNNAQLGMATMRAGVTHWHAGLIEVGHEMICKAYAILMITHGPHHPITNDLESMRTETEMELRMFKQNKEVYHSMREEALSKKAMGARKIQG, from the exons ATGACCCTGCAGAAGAAGGATGCCGTGGAGGTCTTTGCGGCCGGAGAGAAAGGCCGGGGTCTCCGGACCACAAAGGAAATGCGACCTGGTGAAGTGGTCTTTGCAGAGGCTGCctatgctgctgtggtgtttgaccG ACTTGTACAGTTT GTGTGTCACAGCTGCTTCCGCAGACAGGTTAATCCTCACCGCTGTGCACAGTGTAAGTTTGCTTATTACTGTGACCGCACCTGTCAGCGGGCTGCCTGGGAGGAACACAAGCAAGAGTGTGCAGCCATCAGGAAGCAAGGCAGAGCACCAAATGAAAACGTGCG TCTGGCAGCTCGCATTATGTGGCGCATGCAGAGGCACACAACCAAGGTCTCTGACAATCAGCTGACCACACTGGACTTGTTGGAGGATCACATCTCTAATATGGCTCTAGATAAACTCAAAGAGCTCAAGATGGATGTCCAAAAGTTCCAGGAGTACTGGCCAAGCAACAGCAAGAAGTATGGAGTCGAGTACATCTCACATATCTTTGGTGTG ATCACCTGCAATGGCTTCACTTTGAGTGACCACAAGGGTCTTCAGGCAGTGGGCGTAGGCATATTCCCAAACCTTTGTCTGGTCAACCATGACTGCTGGCCAAACTGTACAGTTATGCTCAACCATGGCAA GATCGAGCTTCGTGCCCTGGGAACTATCGCAGAAGGTGAGGAGCTGACAGTCAGCTATGTGGACTTCCTGGATGTGTCCAAGGACCGACAGCAGAAGCTCAAGCAGCAGTACTACTTTGACTGCAAATGTGAGCACTGCAGCAAAGGCATCAAGGACGACCTTATGACAGCTGTCAAAGAGAAGGATGGCAAAAAG CCTTCTGCTGAGTTGGTGAAGGAGGTGACAGACTTTAGTGTCCAGGCACTGGCCAAGATTGAGCAAGCTCGCACTGAGGGAAACTTCCATGAG GTGATTAAAATCTGCCGTGAGTGTTTGGAGAAGCAGAACCCAGTGTTGGCAGACACTAACCTCTACCTATTGCGTGTCCTGAGGATTGCCAGTGAGGTGCTCTCCTACCTGCATATGTTCCAGGATGCTGCAGAATACTCACAGAGAATGGTGGACGGATATGC GAAGCTCTATCAACCAAATAATGCTCAGCTGGGCATGGCCACCATGAGGGCAGGCGTGACACATTGGCATGCTGGGCTGATTGAAGTGGGCCATGAAATGATCTGTAAAGCTTATGCAATCCTCATGATTACCCATGGCCCCCACCATCCAATTACAAATGATCTGGAG TCCATGCGCACAGAGACGGAGATGGAGCTGCGCATGTTCAAGCAGAACAAGGAGGTGTACCACAGCATGCGTGAGGAAGCCCTCAGCAAAAAGGCCATGGGAGCAAGAAAAATCCAGGGATAA
- the smyd1a gene encoding histone-lysine N-methyltransferase SMYD1a isoform X1, whose translation MTLQKKDAVEVFAAGEKGRGLRTTKEMRPGEVVFAEAAYAAVVFDRLSMQVCHSCFRRQVNPHRCAQCKFAYYCDRTCQRAAWEEHKQECAAIRKQGRAPNENVRLAARIMWRMQRHTTKVSDNQLTTLDLLEDHISNMALDKLKELKMDVQKFQEYWPSNSKKYGVEYISHIFGVITCNGFTLSDHKGLQAVGVGIFPNLCLVNHDCWPNCTVMLNHGNQTALDTAFHSQRRIELRALGTIAEGEELTVSYVDFLDVSKDRQQKLKQQYYFDCKCEHCSKGIKDDLMTAVKEKDGKKPSAELVKEVTDFSVQALAKIEQARTEGNFHEVIKICRECLEKQNPVLADTNLYLLRVLRIASEVLSYLHMFQDAAEYSQRMVDGYAKLYQPNNAQLGMATMRAGVTHWHAGLIEVGHEMICKAYAILMITHGPHHPITNDLESMRTETEMELRMFKQNKEVYHSMREEALSKKAMGARKIQG comes from the exons ATGACCCTGCAGAAGAAGGATGCCGTGGAGGTCTTTGCGGCCGGAGAGAAAGGCCGGGGTCTCCGGACCACAAAGGAAATGCGACCTGGTGAAGTGGTCTTTGCAGAGGCTGCctatgctgctgtggtgtttgaccG TTTGTCCATGCAGGTGTGTCACAGCTGCTTCCGCAGACAGGTTAATCCTCACCGCTGTGCACAGTGTAAGTTTGCTTATTACTGTGACCGCACCTGTCAGCGGGCTGCCTGGGAGGAACACAAGCAAGAGTGTGCAGCCATCAGGAAGCAAGGCAGAGCACCAAATGAAAACGTGCG TCTGGCAGCTCGCATTATGTGGCGCATGCAGAGGCACACAACCAAGGTCTCTGACAATCAGCTGACCACACTGGACTTGTTGGAGGATCACATCTCTAATATGGCTCTAGATAAACTCAAAGAGCTCAAGATGGATGTCCAAAAGTTCCAGGAGTACTGGCCAAGCAACAGCAAGAAGTATGGAGTCGAGTACATCTCACATATCTTTGGTGTG ATCACCTGCAATGGCTTCACTTTGAGTGACCACAAGGGTCTTCAGGCAGTGGGCGTAGGCATATTCCCAAACCTTTGTCTGGTCAACCATGACTGCTGGCCAAACTGTACAGTTATGCTCAACCATGGCAA TCAGACAGCTCTGGACACAGCTTTCCACTCTCAGAGGAG GATCGAGCTTCGTGCCCTGGGAACTATCGCAGAAGGTGAGGAGCTGACAGTCAGCTATGTGGACTTCCTGGATGTGTCCAAGGACCGACAGCAGAAGCTCAAGCAGCAGTACTACTTTGACTGCAAATGTGAGCACTGCAGCAAAGGCATCAAGGACGACCTTATGACAGCTGTCAAAGAGAAGGATGGCAAAAAG CCTTCTGCTGAGTTGGTGAAGGAGGTGACAGACTTTAGTGTCCAGGCACTGGCCAAGATTGAGCAAGCTCGCACTGAGGGAAACTTCCATGAG GTGATTAAAATCTGCCGTGAGTGTTTGGAGAAGCAGAACCCAGTGTTGGCAGACACTAACCTCTACCTATTGCGTGTCCTGAGGATTGCCAGTGAGGTGCTCTCCTACCTGCATATGTTCCAGGATGCTGCAGAATACTCACAGAGAATGGTGGACGGATATGC GAAGCTCTATCAACCAAATAATGCTCAGCTGGGCATGGCCACCATGAGGGCAGGCGTGACACATTGGCATGCTGGGCTGATTGAAGTGGGCCATGAAATGATCTGTAAAGCTTATGCAATCCTCATGATTACCCATGGCCCCCACCATCCAATTACAAATGATCTGGAG TCCATGCGCACAGAGACGGAGATGGAGCTGCGCATGTTCAAGCAGAACAAGGAGGTGTACCACAGCATGCGTGAGGAAGCCCTCAGCAAAAAGGCCATGGGAGCAAGAAAAATCCAGGGATAA
- the fabp1a gene encoding fatty acid binding protein 1-A, liver, protein MAFAGKYQLESHDNFEAFMKAVGLSDELIQKGKDLKSISEIEQNGDEFKVTVTTGSKVIVNCFTVGQECELETLTGEKAMAVVNMDGNKLTTKVKGIESVTEIDGDTIVNIMTMDGIVYKRISKRIS, encoded by the exons ATGGCATTTGCAGGGAAATATCAGCTTGAATCTCATGACAACTTTGAAGCTTTTATGAAGGCTGTTG GTCTGTCTGATGAGCTAATTCAGAAGGGGAAGGATCTGAAAAGTATCTCTGAGATTGAGCAGAATGGGGATGAGTTTAAGGTCACTGTCACTACTGGCAGCAAAGTCATAGTGAATTGTTTCACTGTTGGGCAGGAGTGTGAGCTGGAGACTCTCACAGGAGAGAAGGCCATG GCTGTAGTAAACATGGATGGGAACAAGCTGACTACTAAAGTGAAGGGGATTGAGTCTGTTACTGAGATAGATGGGGACACCATTGTTAAT aTTATGACAATGGATGGCATTGTGTATAAGAGGATCAGCAAGCGTATTTCCTGA